From a single Macrobrachium rosenbergii isolate ZJJX-2024 chromosome 9, ASM4041242v1, whole genome shotgun sequence genomic region:
- the LOC136841599 gene encoding E3 ubiquitin-protein ligase ZNF598 — protein sequence MSTPTKKSEEVALPEGIVMEGPEPEDEEEVCVVCFRPVEIYSIGECDHPVCYECSTRMRVLCGRTECPICRKEMSKVVFTPNVTQYANIKTRHMHYERRYAIFFESDEVMQTFDNLLEHTCPTCEERPTFRNFTMLKDHMRKCHERFYCELCVEHLKIFTHERRSYTRAQLAQHRRKGDVDDRSHRGHPLCEFCDERFMDNDDLFRHLRRDHFFCHFCDADGIHQYYNDYNDLRRHFRSDHYLCEEGGCQEERFTSVFRTKLDLQAHCTQNHAQGMSRQAARQARTVDIEFTVNHRQQQDNQRGDDRGMRGGRGPRGRGGRGGRRDRDYEDMRISEELDDRPPPVTQQIDINCVQDFPSLNGPGPGSGVEGGGGGTKSMATHLAQQNRFTVRTRGGRNMNEEEFPSLGSTSVTVSTAQATAHSPSSPTTSVHLKVNTKKAVKDGQGAGQRSSNVSIQYNRTIPAATNIDTAETDNKENNGKSKGAQIGVISHSSNITLQSKANNKNKSKGLDEDFPALSISKSNNMSTVGWGSTVVPASTPVQAKTLKTSKSDFPSLGPSMGAPSVAPSKPGKKFNSSDFPTLAPNAESQTQMRNYHGCSSVTIPVSNAWTNSIDQVPKPSEPGENVNGPKGKKKKKGNKTSDNSANTSGVTQGNMSNGTAKPPSSKKKPRGLHNIFDDSDDENGIKTDLSMGKLGDYESVAPPVASSNMKMISSDAINERKKSELKIGTLQKPPPKLDSEEAFPSLGGASSMLSTSTWSSPAKKAAPPGFFTKPRVPPGFTATDMTFTSSSGEKFAISPTSEAAATSPVFTTQPPPTYSFHLPPNFEQRNKALIKTIHDECGGDEEKFECFKQLAGALRSGELPGQAYYEQCRSVMGKATFHKILPELLVLLPDIKKQQEVLAAYRKVDGGRGCTTLFAVCGMCKQVLCQEDYSKHMEIHDEVADFPSLSEVSSHIIKK from the exons ATGTCGACGCCGACGAAGAAGAGCGAGGAGGTGGCCCTGCCCGAAGGCATTGTCATGGAAGGACCCGAACccgaggacgaggaggaggtcTGCGTCGTGTGCTTCAGGCCCGTCGAGATCTACAGCATCGGCGAGTGCGACCATCCTGTGTGCTACGAGTGTTCGACCAGGATGAGAGTCCTGTGCGGAAGGACCGAGTGTCCCATATGCAGGAAAGAAATGTCCAAG GTGGTGTTTACACCCAATGTCACCCAGTATGCCAACATCAAGACACGCCACATGCATTACGAAAGGCGCTATGCTATATTCTTTGAGAGCGACGAGGTGATGCAGACCTTTGATAACCTCCTTGAACATACATGCCCAACCTGTGAGGAGCGGCCAACATTTCGAAACTTCACCATGCTGAAGGACCACATGCGCAAGTGTCATGAGAGGTTCTACTGTGAGCTGTGTGTAGAACATCTAAAG ATCTTTACCCATGAACGTCGCTCATATACTCGAGCTCAGTTGGCCCAACACAGGCGAAAGGGGGATGTTGATGACAGGAGTCACAGAGGCCATCCTTTGTGTGAATTCTGTGATGAGCGCTTTATGGACAACGATGATCTGTTTCGGCATTTGAGGAGAGATCATTTCTTCTGTCACTTCTGCGATGCTGATGGTATTCATCAGTATTATAA tGACTACAATGATTTGAGAAGACATTTTCGGTCAGATCATTACCTCTGTGAAGAAGGCGGTTGTCAGGAAGAAAgatttacctcagtttttcgtACCAAGCTTGATCTGCAAG CTCACTGCACTCAAAATCATGCCCAGGGCATGAGTCGACAAGCTGCTCGACAAGCTCGTACTGTTGATATTGAGTTTACTGTAAATCACCGACAACAGCAAGATAATCAAAGAGGTGATGATAGAGGTATGAGAGGTGGCCGTGGACCCAGAGGAAGAGGCGGTAGAGGTGGAAG GAGAGACCGTGATTATGAGGATATGAGGATCTCGGAAGAATTGGATGACCGGCCCCCACCTGTGACACAGCAGATAGACATTAATTGTGTGCAAGATTTTCCTTCCCTGAATGGACCAGGTCCAGGGTCTGGAGTGGAAGGTGGAGGTGGGGGCACAAAATCCATGGCCACACATCTTGCTCAACAAAATCGTTTTACTGTAAGGACCAGGGGTGGAAGGAATATGAATGAAGAAGAATTCCCATCATTAGGATCAACCAGTGTTACTGTTAGTACAGCTCAAGCAACTGCTCACTCACCGTCATCACCTACAACTTCAGTCCACCTCAAAGTTAATACTAAAAAAGCTGTAAAAGATGGCCAAGGTGCTGGCCAGAGGAGTAGTAATGTGTCCATTCAGTACAATCGTACAATACCAGCTGCAACGAATATTGATACAGCTGAGacagataataaggaaaataatggtAAATCAAAAGGAGCGCAGATTGGTGTTATATCCCATAGCAGTAATATAACATTACAAAGtaaagcaaataacaaaaataaatcaaaaggtcTAGATGAAGATTTTCCTGCCTTATCAATATCAAAATCTAATAATATGAGCACTGTTGGGTGGGGGTCAACTGTAGTGCCAGCATCTACGCCTGTTCAggcaaaaactttaaaaacctcTAAAAGTGACTTTCCATCTCTTGGACCATCTATGGGTGCACCTTCAGTAGCACCCTCAAAACCAGGAAAGAAATTTAATAGTAGTGATTTCCCAACATTAGCTCCGAATGCAGAAAGTCAAACACAAATGAGGAATTATCATGGCTGTTCCAGTGTTACCATTCCAGTGAGCAATGCATGGACGAATTCAATAGACCAAGTTCCTAAGCCATCAGAACCTGGAGAAAATGTTAATGGacctaaaggtaaaaaaaagaaaaaaggtaataaGACTTCAGATAACAGTGCTAACACTAGTGGTGTGACTCAGGGAAACATGTCGAATGGCACAGCAAAGCCCCCATCTTCCAAGAAAAAGCCACGAGGCCTCCATAACATTtttgatgatagtgatgatgaaaaTGGCATCAAAACTGACCTCTCTATGGGAAAGTTGGGTGATTATGAATCTGTAGCACCACCCGTTGCATCTTCAAACATGAAGATGATAAGTAGTGATGCcatcaatgaaaggaaaaagtcagAGTTGAAGATTGGAACTTTGCAGAAACCTCCACCTAAGTTGGACAGTGAAGAAGCTTTTCCTTCTTTGGGGGGTGCATCGTCAATGTTGTCTACATCAACCTGGTCATCTCCGGCTAAAAAAGCTGCCCCTCCTGGGTTCTTTACCAAACCGAGGGTGCCTCCAGGGTTTACTGCTACAGACATGACATTTACTAGTAGTTCTGGAGAGAAATTTGCCATCTCTCCAACTTCAGAAGCAGCCGCAACATCACCTGTATTTACTACTCAACCCCCACCTACTTACTCATTTCATCTTCCACCAAATTTTGAACAACGTAACAAGGCCTTAATTAAGACAATTCATGATGAATGTGGAGGTGATGAAGAGAAGTTTGAATGTTTCAAACAACTTGCTGGAGCTCTCAGAAGTGGCGAACTACCAGGCCAGGCGTACTATGAACAGTGTCGATCTGTCATGGGGAAGGCTACCTTCCACAAAATTCTCCCTGAATTGCTTGTTCTTTTACCAGACATTAAAAAGCAACAG gagGTTTTAGCAGCTTATAGAAAAGTTGATGGTGGACGAGGATGCACTACGTTGTTTGCTGTTTGTGGTATGTGCAAGCAAGTTTTGTGTCAGGAAGATTATAGCAAGCATATGGAAATTCACGATGAGGTAGCAGATTTCCCCTCACTCTCTGAAGTATCTTCTCACATTATCAAGAAGTGA